One window of Deltaproteobacteria bacterium genomic DNA carries:
- a CDS encoding superoxide dismutase — MTGFSALAAEAPPFELPTLPYTENALDPYVSARTLSFHYGKHHRGYVDKLNALAKGTGLVGVSLSEIIKTTAGDEKRSAIFNNAAQAWNHAFYWRSMKPKGGGAPSGELAAKIAGAFGSFENFKKEFTEAAATQFGSGWAWLVVDKGSLKVVKTGNAFTPVAYGQRPLLTIDVWEHAYYLDYQNRRKEYIGAFLDHLVNWDFAAENMAKV, encoded by the coding sequence ATGACGGGTTTTTCGGCTCTTGCCGCCGAAGCCCCTCCTTTTGAGCTTCCAACGCTTCCGTATACCGAGAACGCGCTGGATCCTTACGTTTCAGCCCGCACGCTGAGTTTTCATTACGGCAAGCACCACCGCGGCTACGTTGATAAGCTCAATGCACTGGCTAAAGGTACTGGTCTTGTGGGCGTTTCCCTGAGCGAAATTATCAAAACCACGGCTGGTGATGAGAAGAGATCCGCGATTTTCAACAATGCTGCCCAGGCCTGGAATCATGCATTTTACTGGAGGAGCATGAAACCAAAGGGCGGTGGGGCGCCTTCCGGGGAGTTGGCAGCCAAAATCGCAGGAGCGTTTGGGAGTTTTGAAAACTTCAAAAAGGAATTCACAGAGGCCGCCGCCACGCAGTTTGGCAGCGGATGGGCCTGGCTCGTCGTAGACAAGGGTTCGCTGAAAGTCGTTAAAACCGGAAACGCTTTTACGCCCGTCGCTTACGGCCAGAGGCCACTTCTTACTATTGATGTTTGGGAGCATGCCTATTATCTGGACTACCAGAACCGCCGGAAAGAATATATCGGGGCTTTCCTGGATCACTTGGTCAACTGGGACTTCGCGGCAGAGAACATGGCCAAGGTCTGA